The Henckelia pumila isolate YLH828 chromosome 2, ASM3356847v2, whole genome shotgun sequence genome includes a window with the following:
- the LOC140877723 gene encoding uncharacterized protein, translating into MTPPNDQGDMVENQMDATATPMETILKRFQSFRPPILKGTENLVDCEGWLDDIDPLFDSLDYSDDRQIRLVIHQLHGVAKKWWTSTKKAMENRGTLINWILFKTEFYKRFFPVSYRKDKNAEFANLKQAKADQFINGLNPDIFTLVNTERPNKFADAMDHAKGAEAGLIR; encoded by the exons TGGTTGAgaatcagatggatgccacggCTACCCCTATGGAAACcatactgaagaggtttcaatcTTTCCGACCACCGATCTTGAAAGGTACGGAGAATCTCGTGGATTGCGAGGGCTGGCTGGATGATATAGATCCGCtctttgattctctcgactattccGATGACCGGCAAATTAGATTGGTTATTCATCAGCTACACGGAGTGGCTAAGAAATGGTGGACCTCAACTAAGAAAGccatggagaacagaggtactCTTATAAACTGGATTCtattcaagactgagttttataaaaGATTCTTCCCAGTTTCTTACCGTAAGGATAAGAATGCCGAATTcgcaaatttgaagcaag CtaaagccgatcaattcatcaatggcttgaatcctgatatctTCACTCTTGTGAATACCGAAAGGCCGAATAAATTTGCAGATGCGATGGATCATGCCAAGGGTGCGGAAGCTGGACTGATAAGATAG